From the Leptospira sp. WS60.C2 genome, one window contains:
- the bcp gene encoding thioredoxin-dependent thiol peroxidase: MLEVEKKAPNFKSVNQNGEAVKLADLVGKNGIVVYFYPKDMTPGCTTEACDFRDNFARLKKLGYNVVGISKDNPKSHTKFIEKQELNFDLISDESGEICESFGVWREKVFMGRKGMGIVRSTFLLDSSLKIKKIYDSVKVKGHVDEIIKDIQEISGK; the protein is encoded by the coding sequence ATGTTGGAAGTAGAAAAAAAAGCCCCCAATTTTAAAAGTGTCAACCAAAACGGAGAAGCGGTTAAACTCGCAGATTTAGTTGGAAAAAATGGCATTGTTGTCTATTTTTATCCCAAAGATATGACACCCGGTTGCACAACCGAGGCATGTGACTTTCGAGACAACTTTGCTCGGCTGAAAAAATTAGGTTACAACGTTGTTGGAATCTCAAAAGACAATCCTAAGTCTCACACCAAATTTATAGAAAAACAAGAACTCAATTTTGATCTGATTTCGGATGAATCGGGGGAAATTTGTGAATCATTCGGTGTGTGGCGTGAAAAAGTATTCATGGGCCGAAAAGGAATGGGCATTGTGCGTTCGACCTTCCTACTCGATAGTTCTCTCAAAATCAAAAAAATCTATGACAGCGTGAAGGTAAAAGGACACGTTGATGAAATCATCAAAGACATTCAGGAAATCTCAGGGAAATGA
- a CDS encoding potassium/proton antiporter, which produces MIDSFTLQALIISTLIIFSILSSKLFFRFGFPILLIFLTFGMLAGADGPGGIDFSDYGLAQSIGIFALIYILFLGGLESEWDSLKDFLAVGIRLSVIGTILTALILGVLIHLLFPVLGFMESFLLGSIVSATDAASVFNIFKTGSSDLPVHLKKIIEFESGSNDAVGVLLTTIFMNLITADASFSGFHFFRFFVMQVLVGAMMGYSMGILILYLMNSVKLGYDGLYLVFITASVPFIYAVTTVFQGNGFLSVYIAGIIVGRNKFIHKKSIFRFLNGYVWILQISMFLCFGLLVYPTRMANIWVPGLLIGVLLIVFARPVAVFISLFKVNLPVKEKLFISWVGLRGASPIILATFPIAQGLVWGDLLFHIVFFVVLVSLLIQGSLIPRVAQWLEILKVDPDRKIYRPTDFDNIEFPGMTLQELIVPYNSSVVDKALFEIKLPEQSHILLIARGEQFLIPSGNTQVRGGDVVWVLAKDDVMPIIGKTFMSIA; this is translated from the coding sequence ATGATCGATAGTTTTACCTTACAAGCACTCATTATTTCAACACTCATTATTTTTTCGATTCTATCAAGTAAGCTATTTTTCCGTTTCGGATTCCCAATACTACTCATCTTTTTAACCTTTGGTATGTTAGCTGGTGCAGATGGTCCTGGAGGCATCGACTTTAGTGATTATGGTTTGGCTCAGTCGATTGGTATCTTTGCTCTTATCTATATATTGTTTTTAGGTGGTTTGGAAAGCGAGTGGGATAGTTTAAAAGATTTTTTAGCTGTTGGCATTCGACTTTCTGTGATCGGAACGATTTTAACAGCTCTCATTCTGGGCGTCCTCATACATCTTCTATTCCCTGTACTTGGTTTTATGGAGTCGTTTTTACTTGGTTCCATCGTAAGTGCAACGGATGCTGCCTCTGTTTTTAATATTTTTAAAACAGGATCCTCTGATCTTCCTGTCCATCTAAAGAAGATCATCGAATTTGAATCTGGCTCTAATGATGCTGTGGGTGTTCTCCTTACTACCATTTTTATGAACCTCATCACTGCCGATGCTAGTTTTAGTGGGTTTCACTTCTTTCGTTTTTTCGTGATGCAAGTGTTAGTTGGTGCAATGATGGGATACAGTATGGGAATTCTCATATTGTATCTTATGAATTCCGTTAAACTTGGGTATGACGGTCTTTATTTGGTATTTATCACCGCATCCGTTCCTTTCATTTATGCTGTTACCACTGTTTTTCAAGGGAATGGATTTTTGTCAGTGTACATTGCGGGGATCATCGTCGGTCGAAACAAATTCATTCATAAAAAGTCCATCTTTCGTTTTTTGAATGGATATGTATGGATCTTACAGATAAGTATGTTCCTTTGTTTTGGTTTGCTTGTGTATCCTACAAGAATGGCGAATATTTGGGTGCCAGGTCTTCTCATTGGGGTTTTGTTGATTGTATTTGCAAGACCAGTGGCAGTTTTTATCTCCCTTTTCAAAGTGAACTTACCAGTCAAAGAGAAGTTATTTATCTCTTGGGTTGGTTTAAGAGGCGCATCACCCATCATTCTTGCCACATTTCCCATCGCTCAAGGTCTTGTTTGGGGAGACTTGCTCTTTCATATTGTTTTCTTTGTGGTTTTGGTTTCTCTTCTCATCCAAGGTTCTCTGATTCCGAGAGTGGCACAGTGGCTCGAGATTTTGAAAGTCGATCCAGATCGAAAGATCTATCGACCTACCGATTTTGATAACATCGAGTTCCCGGGGATGACCTTACAAGAGTTAATCGTTCCCTATAATTCAAGCGTTGTTGATAAGGCGTTGTTTGAAATCAAATTGCCTGAGCAGTCTCATATCCTTCTCATTGCTCGTGGAGAACAATTCCTCATTCCATCAGGAAACACACAGGTTAGAGGTGGAGACGTGGTTTGGGTATTGGCCAAAGACGATGTAATGCCGATTATCGGTAAAACATTTATGTCGATTGCTTAA
- a CDS encoding APC family permease yields the protein MELKRSLNTFDSISVLFSSMVGSGIFFTSGYLIKETGNLWIVLFCWMVGGLLALSGSITYAYAARLLPFAGGDYVYLKVAYSPAIAFMSGWSSLLTNFSACVSVLALAFGKYVQILFPNLPYFESTTYTLLGLDLQVSSVTIIGILPILFFSGLNYFGIKSAVRVQNVFAVLKITGLLLFLALGFSIGSTNWNYLWNSPFPNLMELSFYSKVLIGIVPVSFSYLGWNMITYIAEEVKNPEKTIVRSAITACFLVAGLYFAINLLFVISAPIEELAGQDGIGAIAFQKLFGVNYSILTTSFIAWVILGSMSAILIGGSRVYFAMARDGVFLPSFSKVHPKWHSPYVSIFFQAFVAILFLFVKEIEALLYMITCSILILSCLTAATPFRFETMGMKSDYKIPFYPLPIFLYIIANIAVMVILFVEKPVTASWGLMITLIALPVYYGFRLDQKMKSAKKV from the coding sequence TTGGAATTAAAACGTAGCCTAAATACTTTTGATTCCATCTCCGTTTTATTCTCTTCCATGGTGGGATCGGGGATTTTTTTCACATCTGGATATTTAATTAAAGAAACCGGTAACCTCTGGATTGTACTATTTTGTTGGATGGTGGGCGGATTACTTGCCCTTTCCGGTTCTATCACATATGCCTACGCGGCAAGACTTCTTCCGTTTGCAGGTGGAGATTATGTATACCTCAAAGTAGCATACTCACCAGCCATTGCGTTTATGAGTGGTTGGTCCTCTCTTCTTACAAACTTTTCTGCCTGTGTTTCGGTTCTTGCTTTAGCGTTTGGAAAGTATGTTCAAATTTTATTTCCTAATCTTCCTTATTTCGAATCAACCACCTATACTCTCTTAGGTCTTGATTTACAAGTGAGTTCCGTTACCATCATTGGAATTTTACCCATTTTGTTTTTTAGTGGATTGAATTATTTTGGAATCAAGTCTGCAGTTCGTGTTCAAAATGTTTTTGCTGTCTTAAAAATTACAGGACTGCTTTTATTTTTGGCACTTGGATTTTCCATTGGTTCCACCAATTGGAATTACCTATGGAACTCTCCTTTTCCCAACTTGATGGAGTTATCCTTTTATTCTAAAGTGCTCATCGGTATTGTTCCGGTATCATTTTCTTATCTTGGTTGGAATATGATCACTTACATTGCGGAAGAAGTCAAAAATCCGGAAAAAACAATTGTACGATCTGCCATCACAGCTTGTTTTCTTGTCGCAGGCCTTTACTTCGCCATCAATTTACTGTTTGTGATCTCAGCTCCCATAGAAGAATTAGCGGGCCAAGATGGAATTGGCGCAATCGCCTTTCAAAAGTTATTCGGAGTCAACTATTCAATCTTAACGACAAGTTTTATAGCATGGGTGATTTTGGGATCGATGTCTGCCATTCTCATAGGGGGAAGTAGGGTTTATTTTGCAATGGCAAGAGACGGTGTGTTTTTGCCTTCTTTTTCCAAAGTCCATCCAAAATGGCATAGTCCTTATGTTTCCATTTTCTTTCAGGCATTTGTTGCGATTCTCTTTTTGTTTGTGAAGGAAATCGAAGCCTTACTATATATGATTACATGTTCGATTTTAATTTTGTCATGCCTAACGGCAGCAACACCGTTTCGGTTTGAAACGATGGGAATGAAATCGGATTATAAAATTCCGTTCTATCCTCTTCCCATTTTCCTGTATATCATTGCCAATATTGCCGTGATGGTCATTTTATTTGTGGAAAAACCTGTTACCGCTTCATGGGGACTGATGATCACCCTCATCGCACTTCCAGTTTACTACGGATTTCGTTTAGATCAAAAAATGAAATCTGCTAAAAAAGTTTAG
- the sppA gene encoding signal peptide peptidase SppA → MERNQFLLFLSFLFSTIATILGIAILVSGSSLARYSSGTGGSLFQASEIGAVVIPIVGEIHSGESTFDSTGADTVLRQLRDLEEDGNIKGILLEINSPGGTVAASQEIFNELLHLRKTKKIVVSMKDVAASGGYYIAAGSDYIFAENGTITGSIGVISFAPNVKGLLDRYGVGVRTYKAGKYKDMYSPFRDSTNEEDDMIGKQLQDTYRKFVEDVAKGRNKTVKSIEELAEGKIYSGEDAFRNKLVDDIGGRREAHKKLSELCQYDGLIPLFEEEYSPFERMIRSLGVKFLGEGSQTAKIRSLLQSQVLVILPTALGKLML, encoded by the coding sequence ATGGAAAGAAACCAATTTCTTCTCTTTCTCTCCTTTTTGTTCTCCACCATCGCTACAATTCTCGGAATTGCGATCCTTGTCTCAGGTTCAAGCCTTGCTCGTTACTCGAGTGGGACCGGTGGAAGTCTTTTCCAAGCAAGCGAAATCGGGGCTGTGGTCATTCCCATCGTCGGGGAAATCCATTCGGGTGAATCCACATTTGATTCCACTGGTGCTGATACTGTTTTACGCCAATTACGTGATTTGGAAGAAGATGGAAACATCAAAGGAATCCTCCTTGAGATTAATTCCCCTGGCGGAACCGTAGCTGCTTCCCAAGAGATTTTTAATGAACTTCTTCATTTGCGAAAAACTAAAAAGATCGTGGTGAGCATGAAGGATGTTGCGGCTTCTGGTGGGTATTACATCGCAGCAGGTTCCGATTATATCTTTGCTGAAAATGGAACCATCACAGGATCCATCGGTGTCATTTCGTTTGCTCCGAATGTAAAAGGATTACTCGATCGTTATGGTGTGGGAGTTCGGACATACAAAGCGGGAAAATACAAAGATATGTATTCTCCGTTTCGTGATTCCACAAACGAAGAAGATGATATGATTGGAAAACAGCTCCAAGACACCTATCGTAAGTTCGTCGAAGATGTTGCCAAAGGTCGCAACAAAACGGTAAAATCAATTGAAGAGTTGGCAGAAGGAAAAATTTATTCTGGGGAAGATGCCTTCCGTAACAAGTTGGTAGATGATATTGGTGGTAGAAGGGAAGCACATAAAAAACTATCTGAGCTATGCCAATATGATGGTCTTATTCCCCTCTTTGAAGAAGAATATTCACCGTTCGAAAGAATGATCCGTTCATTGGGAGTGAAATTTTTGGGGGAAGGGTCGCAGACGGCAAAAATTCGTTCTCTCTTACAATCACAAGTTCTAGTGATCCTTCCAACGGCACTTGGGAAATTGATGTTATGA
- the surE gene encoding 5'/3'-nucleotidase SurE: protein MNLLITNDDGISSAGIKALERVLGKSYKTYLIAPLKERSVTSMALTVFQGMRVERINDNHYIADGFPVDCVNIGLYADIFPKIDFVISGINRGVNMGYDVHYSGTVGAAKHGALHGIPSLAVSSGRIDPDDGYEKEAELVLSFLEKYKSQIQAGEIWNLNFPPEVSGTGTISELVFTRLGRRRYSEKYEKKQIIEGVSEFQLNGSLLGHDEETGTDFEAYYQGKIPVTPIQLDLTEKNRLKELQSK from the coding sequence TTGAATTTACTCATTACCAATGACGACGGAATTTCTTCCGCCGGAATCAAAGCTCTCGAACGTGTGCTTGGAAAATCCTATAAAACATACCTGATCGCTCCTTTGAAAGAACGATCTGTCACCTCTATGGCACTCACAGTGTTTCAAGGCATGCGGGTGGAACGAATCAACGACAACCATTACATTGCAGACGGGTTTCCTGTGGATTGTGTGAACATTGGTTTGTATGCAGACATATTTCCAAAAATTGACTTTGTCATCTCCGGCATCAACCGAGGTGTCAACATGGGGTATGATGTTCACTATTCGGGAACAGTTGGTGCTGCAAAACATGGCGCCTTACACGGAATTCCTTCTCTTGCGGTGAGTTCCGGTCGAATTGATCCAGATGATGGGTATGAAAAAGAAGCCGAACTGGTGTTATCTTTTTTAGAAAAATACAAATCCCAAATCCAAGCAGGGGAAATTTGGAATTTAAATTTTCCACCTGAAGTCAGTGGGACTGGCACCATCTCTGAACTTGTTTTTACGAGACTCGGACGGAGACGTTATTCGGAAAAGTATGAGAAAAAACAAATCATCGAGGGTGTCAGCGAATTCCAGTTAAATGGAAGTTTACTTGGACATGATGAGGAAACAGGAACTGACTTTGAAGCTTATTACCAAGGCAAAATCCCAGTGACACCGATCCAACTAGATCTTACGGAAAAAAATCGACTGAAGGAATTACAATCTAAATAA
- a CDS encoding tetratricopeptide repeat protein: protein MAEDNDYLSYMNKGNYAMALNLLDQALLQNPEDPILLYNFALCCFQTKNFKKTIQVLDRILSEYSGFIEIDNVYRLKVFALVELKEWETAESIIKERLQIAVDDAKLLSFLAHVYEYTHRLEEAISIHRRILNANPDYKNSLNSLGYLLALKKKLTSDERGEAIRSLKKALELDPNNPAYLDSFGYFLQTMGKPDEAWKAYRKALQKNPNHPVLLERLKNLKK, encoded by the coding sequence ATGGCGGAAGACAACGATTACCTTTCCTATATGAACAAAGGCAATTATGCCATGGCATTAAATCTTCTCGACCAAGCGTTATTGCAAAATCCAGAAGATCCCATTCTCTTATATAATTTTGCCTTATGTTGTTTCCAAACCAAAAACTTTAAAAAAACAATTCAGGTCCTTGACCGAATTTTGAGTGAATACTCAGGATTCATTGAAATCGATAATGTGTATCGTTTGAAGGTATTTGCACTCGTGGAACTCAAAGAATGGGAAACGGCTGAGTCCATCATTAAAGAAAGATTACAAATCGCTGTGGATGACGCAAAACTTCTCTCGTTTTTAGCACATGTCTATGAATACACACACCGATTGGAAGAAGCGATTTCGATCCACAGACGAATTCTAAATGCAAATCCTGATTATAAAAATAGTTTGAACTCTCTTGGATACTTACTGGCACTGAAAAAAAAGTTAACCTCTGACGAAAGAGGGGAAGCGATTCGTTCTTTGAAGAAAGCATTGGAGTTAGATCCCAATAATCCTGCCTATTTGGATTCGTTTGGCTACTTTTTACAGACCATGGGGAAACCAGATGAGGCTTGGAAGGCCTATCGAAAAGCACTTCAAAAGAACCCAAACCACCCAGTCCTACTCGAAAGACTCAAGAACCTTAAGAAATAA